A window of the Brassica napus cultivar Da-Ae chromosome A2, Da-Ae, whole genome shotgun sequence genome harbors these coding sequences:
- the LOC106413724 gene encoding uncharacterized protein LOC106413724, translated as MGETTKGDATKPSPNQISPPKDSSLDHQTPNPSVFHHQHQSFLSSPIFIPTVSSPGAPVIPKRPRFSSSGGLSPPQWRALPSPSTVPTASTISSLPFPSTAVIAASSTETAGSSPLVQEATNTEKQQPETESFQHKFRKGKYVSPVWKPNEMLCLARAWRVQYQNQRTGSGSGSGSGEGRGKTRAEKDREVAEYLNRKGVNRDSKVAGTKWDNMLGEFRKVDEWEKGADRERFGKSYFRLSPYERKQHQLPASFDEEVYNELALFIGPRVRAPTISRSVSGGATADVTLTPPSAETLPPPLHPPVMTSRDDINNNPITSIGRGKRLALSIVGDDHPQYPYSSNIARGSGLFSNRSLYYNPSCERIPSSSSSSSSLKDLRRVGKIRLTWEESVNLWAEEGEVDYGRIRVCGSSFLNADELTYLDDSMVASTMESFEDGPLKGFSLDKFISGQHLKVFGRQKSTSSSAPPLSVNMAFDRTQLPLSEHIHKSISTLEFQDPSEHCLRKLRVPAGNLPSITELARYLQEPPPENFRFPLRLDVYNDLPLGKELFFSTSSTELLDCRAITYDILGPIMSPLNKGFVIFSKDSLIPLWEDCVNRMVSKFCEMVVLRKPDSSSCVENVQDQWPNLMGFVKGFGLWRGEEVDKVREGAPDPSSLLVEKILWSYNDLPYILGYYAIGLTVTFCSLSRSSYDRVTCTDLYSFDVSSPSDRIKALVPCYRLASLLPLLADQCTAGRLCYNDFERIIHGDFLTEMTPHTVTKYYSSKTKWNVAKGIYDFLDQRVPHAEYLDKASEKDLSLSFKPRGIRVKPLNVDQLIESLMCVTRALVALHDISFMHRNMGWENVMKSETTSTSNAEWFVCGFEEAAESPQLNPHRPAAQEEEEERGRHAPEMERGLHAVKVDVWGVGYMIKTCGVSNVPKMLRELQGKCLEPNQENRPTAADCFHHLLQVQPAVPSSY; from the exons ATGGGTGAGACAACAAAAGGAGATGCTACAAAACCATCACCGAATCAAATCTCCCCACCTAAAGATTCTTCACTTGATCACCAAACACCAAACCCATCAGTCTTCCACCACCAACACCAATCTTTCCTGTCTTCTCCCATCTTCATCCCAACCGTCTCTTCTCCAGGAGCTCCTGTCATCCCCAAACGACCACGTTTCAGCTCTTCCGGCGGTCTCTCCCCACCTCAATGGAGAGCCTTGCCGTCACCTTCCACCGTACCAACCGCCTCCACAATCTCTTCATTACCGTTCCCTTCCACCGCCGTCATAGCAGCCTCTTCTACCGAAACCGCCGGATCTTCACCGCTGGTTCAAGAAGCTACCAACACCGAGAAACAACAACCCGAAACGGAGTCCTTTCAACATAAATTTAGAAAAGGGAAATACGTGAGCCCTGTGTGGAAACCAAACGAGATGCTATGTCTAGCAAGAGCATGGAGAGTCCAGTACCAAAACCAGAGAACCGGgtctggatccggatccgggTCGGGCGAGGGAAGAGGGAAAACAAGGGCTGAGAAAGACAGGGAAGTAGCCGAGTACCTAAACCGGAAAGGTGTAAACCGGGATTCAAAAGTCGCTGGCACAAAATGGGACAACATGCTTGGTGAGTTCAGGAAAGTGGACGAGTGGGAGAAAGGAGCAGATAGAGAGAGGTTCGGTAAGAGTTACTTCAGGCTCTCTCCTTACGAGAGGAAACAACATCAACTTCCCGCGTCTTTCGACGAAGAAGTGTACAATGAATTGGCTCTTTTCATTGGTCCACGTGTCAGAGCTCCGACTATTAGCCGCAGTGTTAGTGGCGGAGCTACGGCGGATGTTACCTTAACGCCTCCGTCTGCTGAGAcgcttcctcctcctcttcatccACCGGTTATGACTTCAAGAGATGATATTAATAATAACCCTATCACTTCCATCG GAAGAGGGAAGAGATTAGCATTATCAATAGTTGGAGATGATCATCCTCAGTATCCGTATTCAAGCAACATTGCTAGAGGGTCAGGTTTATTCTCTAATAGATCATTGTACTATAATCCTTCTTGTGAGAggattccttcttcttcttcttcatcttcctctctaAAAGATCTTCGCCGTGTTGGGAAAATACGGCTAACTTGGGAGGAATCGGTTAACTTGTGGGCTGAAGAAGGAGAGGTTGATTATGGGAGAATTAGGGTTTGTGGGTCGAGTTTCTTGAATGCAGATGAGCTCACCTACTTGGATGATTCCATGGTGGCTTCTACAATGGAATCTTTCGAAGATGGACCTCTCAAAGGATTTTCTTTGGATAAATTCATTTCTGGTCAACATCTTAAAGTCTTTGGAAGACAAAAGTCAACTTCATCATCTGCTCCTCCACTTTCAG tgAATATGGCATTTGATCGGACTCAGCTTCCACTCTCCGAGCACATTCACAAAT CAATATCAACATTGGAGTTCCAAGACCCATCAGAGCACTGCTTGAGAAAATTGCGGGTGCCGGCGGGGAATCTTCCGAGCATAACTGAGCTCGCACGGTATCTTCAAGAACCACCGCCGGAAAATTTCCGGTTTCCTCTCCGACTAGACGTTTACAATGACTTGCCACTGGGAAAAGAGCTCTTCTTCTCCACCTCCTCCACGGAGCTacttgattgtagagcaatcacaTATGATATCCTCGGTCCCATAATGTCCCCCTTAAATAAGGGTTTCGTCATCTTTAGCAAAGACTCGCTGATACCGCTTTGGGAAGACTGCGTTAACCGAATGGTTTCAAAGTTTTGTGAAATGGTGGTTTTGCGTAAACCGGATTCGTCTTCTTGTGTTGAAAACGTCCAAGATCAGTGGCCTAACTTGATGGGATTTGTAAAAGGGTTTGGTTTATGGAGGGGAGAAGAGGTTGATAAGGTACGAGAAGGTGCACCTGATCCTTCTTCTCTATTGGTCGAAAAGATTCTTTGGTCGTACAACGATCTTCCATACATTCTTGGTTATTACGCAATAGGGCTCACCGTAACGTTCTGCTCTTTGAGCCGCTCTTCGTATGATCGAGTGACCTGCACTGATCTTTATTCATTTGATGTCTCGTCACCATCGGACCGAATCAAGGCATTGGTTCCTTGTTACCGTCTCGCTTCTCTTTTACCTCTGCTTGCAGATCAGTGCACTGCGGGTCGTTTATGTTACAACGACTTCGAGAGAATCATTCATGGAGATTTTTTGACCGAGATGACCCCTCACACGGTGACTAAGTATTACTCAAGCAAGACAAAATGGAACGTAGCGAAAGGAATCTACGACTTTCTCGACCAACGAGTTCCACACGCGGAGTATTTGGACAAGGCAAGCGAGAAGGATCTCTCGTTGAGCTTTAAGCCACGTGGAATCAGAGTCAAACCTCTAAATGTTGATCAGCTCATCGAATCTCTGATGTGTGTTACGAGAGCGCTTGTTGCGCTTCACGACATTTCGTTCATGCATCGTAACATGGGATGGGAAAATGTAATGAAAAGCGAGACGACGTCAACATCGAACGCCGAATGGTTTGTTTGCGGGTTCGAAGAAGCGGCTGAGTCCCCACAGCTCAACCCGCACCGCCCTGCGGCccaggaagaggaggaggagcgtGGGAGACACGCGCCGGAGATGGAGAGAGGATTGCATGCGGTGAAAGTGGATGTGTGGGGAGTAGGTTATATGATAAAGACTTGTGGAgtgagtaatgttccaaagatgTTAAGAGAACTTCAAGGTAAGTGTTTGGAACCGAACCAAGAGAACCGACCGACCGCAGCCGATTGCTTCCACCACCTCCTCCAGGTTCAGCCTGCCGTTCCATCGTCGTATTAG